The genomic DNA ATTAGTTTTTAATTTCTGAAGAATGCTtaattttggtttttaaaatgttgacaattGTAAACCACAGTGACTGTGTAGCTACTGTAGTACTCAGTTTGTGCCTCTAAAAATGACACATTGGCTACTCCAGTATGACTTTCTGACCTTCCAGACCCCATGCACATTCTTAGCATACTTCATTACAACACTGACTGGCTGTAGATAACTATAGATCAAAGTGATACACCTGGTCTTAGTTTAGCCTGTTTTGTCTTAAAGTGAGGGCAGCATCCTATCAGTGTGCATCTTAGAGTACACTGACCTGCAATATAATCTCCATTCATCGCTTAATATAAAATCTCTTCATTCTTGGTATGGACTAATTGCGCTCTTCAATATTTATAGGGCTGTTAcgtttacatttatttttgtagcACCTTTTGGATATTATTTCACTTATTAGATCAGTACACATAAGCACAATAAGGTTGTGGAAGATTGTGGGTATGCCTTCTAGATTTCTGTTGTGGCTGCATTTGCCTTCTGGTCCTGGAATACGGAGTCCCTTTTTCTCCTCTTGTAGGACGATGGCATCCATTTCCGAGCGCACTTTCATTGCCATCAAGCCTGATGGAGTCCAGCGGGGACTAGTGGGAGAAATCATCAAGAGATTTGAACAGAAGGGTTTCAAATTAGTGGCCATGAAATTCATGCATGTGAGTTTCCCTCATTTCTATATTTCTCCTTTATGTATGAAATGAAATCTTACAGCAGACTAGTGTACTCCACTCAGTGAAAAATctattgtaattttttaaaatgaaatcttagCAGAAATATCAAATGTCAAATTTTGTCTAGATATTTTTGGAGACTTTCTAGCATCCAGCTGTTGCTAAATGCTTTTGACAGCCTAAGCAACCTAATTTTAGTAAACTGAAATCCTTAGGCCGCAAGGAATATTCTTATAGGTGCCATTTACACTTAATAGGCATCTATGGATCATCCACAGCAAAAAATAGGTTTCTTCTCAAAAGTAGTTAGATATTGATGAAACAACCTTGCTGAGTTAAACTGCActgaaataattttatattttaaattcataTAAACAAAGCAACACATCTAGCCAGCTGCTggaatcatttatttttaaagagcatGTCTGTTTAAGGATTAATAGTGCTCTGTGGTTAATCTCTTGTGATTTAAAGATGCTCTTAAGTTCTTACAgtaaactgctttttttttttgtggaggcCTCTGAAGACCTTCTGAAAGAACACTACGTTGAGTTGAAAGATCAGCCATTCTATGCTGGTTTGATTAAATATATGCACTCTGGACCTGTTGTAGCTATggtaagcttttaaaaataaaacttgctTAAGAAAAACTAAGCCGTTGATGTGTCTTTTGTTCACAACTTTGTTACATATTGAAAATGACACTAAGAACTTGaaattaaatacttttaaaaaattgattaaaaatagTTACAGGTACAACATATTTCCCTTTAATGTGTGGTTTTACCAgtaaatctttctctctctctctttttttttttttaataaaaaaacaaaatgttctttTCCCTGGGGGGTAGGGAATGATCAGTGGGAAACTGActgcacaaagtgctgtcaaatataCAAAATAAGCAAACTGGAAAATAGAGCGGTGAAACATTTAATCTTTCAAGTAGAGAACTCCTATGTGTTAGATGTTGATTGTAACCTATGATTGCTACAAGTGAGACTTTTGGGGGGGCGGCAAAGAGTGTATACCTCTAAAGTATTTGAGATCCCTATGAAGCTTTATGAGTTTAGGAAATTTTG from Gopherus flavomarginatus isolate rGopFla2 chromosome 12, rGopFla2.mat.asm, whole genome shotgun sequence includes the following:
- the NME1 gene encoding nucleoside diphosphate kinase A isoform X1 produces the protein MTMASISERTFIAIKPDGVQRGLVGEIIKRFEQKGFKLVAMKFMHASEDLLKEHYVELKDQPFYAGLIKYMHSGPVVAMVWEGLNVVKTGRVMLGETNPTDSKPGTIRGDFCVQVGRNIIHGSDSVESAETEINLWFTPEELVEYTSCAHQWI
- the NME1 gene encoding nucleoside diphosphate kinase A isoform X2, translated to MASISERTFIAIKPDGVQRGLVGEIIKRFEQKGFKLVAMKFMHASEDLLKEHYVELKDQPFYAGLIKYMHSGPVVAMVWEGLNVVKTGRVMLGETNPTDSKPGTIRGDFCVQVGRNIIHGSDSVESAETEINLWFTPEELVEYTSCAHQWI